GGGAAAAAACTTCTATACGGCTTTAAGCACTCAAGAAGTTGCCCAGCTTCCGAGTTTTTATATAGAGAGTATAAAGGTAAGTGAAAACGGTGGTATTTTAGATGAGGTTTTGATGGAACTTAGCCGCTTTTTAAAAGAGCAAGATGCTATAAATAAAGAGATAAAAGGTGCATTTGCATATCCTAGTTTTATGATAATCATCTCTTTAGTTATGATATCTTTTATGCTCGCTTTCGTAGTACCTGAAATTACAGGAATATTTGAATCAATGGATCAAGAACTTCCTACTCCTACAAAGTTTGTTATAGCGATGGGGGATTTTTTTAATAATAACTTTACGACACTTTTGGGCTTTTTGTTTGCATTTGTCGTTATATTTTTAATATTGATGAAAAAGAGTAAATCTTTTGCATATATGATACATAAACTTCTTCTAAAACTGCCGCTTTTTGGAGAGATAGTTCAAAAAAGCGAGCTGGCACGTTTTTCATACATTGCATCTTTGCTTACACGCTCAGGAGTCCCTTTTGTCCAGACAATAAACTTAAGTGCGAACATCTTAAATAATCTGGTACTAAAAGATATGTTTGTACTTGCCAGCAAAAAAGTAGTTGAGGGGAAACTGCTATCTTCTGCTTTAAACAACTCAAATGTAAAAATCGACAATGCTTTTATTCAGTCTATTGCTTTGGGTGAAGAGACAAGTCAACTTCAAAATGTACTGACAAATACGAGTGAGCTTTATTTTGAAGAAAACCGCGATAAAATAGGAATGCTTTTAACTCTGCTTGAACCTGCACTTATGTTGTTTGTAGGTGCAAGTATCGGGTTTATCGTAGCTGCTATGTTACTTCCTATTTTTTCAATGAGCATCAGCTAATGAAAAAAGGTATAGCACTTTTAATAACTCTGTTTTTTATAATGGCGATAACTATAAGTATAGGTATCGGTTTTAAGTATGTTAATGAAGCTAAAGCAACCATAAAAGATGAAAATTTTTTGCTTCAGACAAATATAATTATTGATGATGTTTTAACTTTTTTAAAAAATTCACAGGAATTAAAACTTATTAAAGACGATGATTCTGGCGAAGCATTTGATATTTTTTTGGCACAGAGTGAATTTATCCCTTTTGAAATCGAAGATATAAAAGTTGTAATCTCTATAAAAAGTGCCAGAAGAAAAGTAAATTTAAATGATTTGCTAGAGTTAGAAGTAGTTGATAATCAGGAAGAACCAAAGCAACTACAACAGTTTAAAAGTTTTTTGAGCGGATACAATGTGAATCTAAGCTATGTGGATATGTTAAGGGATTCGGTTTCAAAATATGATATTAACTATGCTCCTTCAACAGGTATTTTAGAAGCAAAACCGGATATTTTTCGTGATTATATAGCATCATACGAACATCTTGATGAGATAAACGAATATTATAAAAATACTTATTATGAAAACTATTTATCTGCCATAAATTTTAAAGATATTTTTTATGTCGGTAAAACAGGCTCAAAGGATAACAACACGACACAAAGTGATTATTGTATAGATAATTTATATATGACAGCGTGGACCAGACATATGCTTGAGGGCATAACACTTGAAGCTGCACAAGAGTATATACCCGAAGATGCAAATGATTCAAATCTTAGTGAGATACAAGGGTTTAAATTGTGTGATTCAACTGAATCCAGAATGTTTTTAGATGTAGGGTTAGAAATTATTCAAGGGAAAAAAACAGCGAACATCAGCTTTGAATATGATATAAAACAGACAAAAGGGTATAATTTTTCTTATGAAATTTAATGTGAAAAAAAATAGAATAGTCTTTTTAGACCCACACTCATCTATAACTGTAACAAGTGATGAAAAAATAGATTTGATATTGTCACCATCGCTTTACTGGGTTCAAAAGGTGAAATTACCGGTTAAATATGTCAGAGAAGTAAAAAAATTATTGCCTAGCTTATTTGAAGATATTTTACCTGAGGGTAATTACAGCTATAGTGTTTATAAAGATGAGAGTTTAGACGGAAGCTATTTTATTTTTGCATATGAAGATAAGCGTATTATAGATTTGGCATCTAGTTTTGGAATAAGCTCTTCAAATATAGCTAGTGTACGTTTTGCGCAATCTGTTTTACATGATTTGCAAGGTGCGGTTAAAATAAATGAAACTCAAAGCATCTACGTAAAAGACGGTGTTGTTACATTAGTACCTTGTTGCTGGATAGAAGAGAGCGGGAATATAAACTTAGATTCTATAAAATTATCACGTCATACTATAACTTTAGCTCAGTTTGGACATATTGTCGATAATTCAAGTTTATACAAAATAGCTGCTGTTTTAGTTGTTTTTTCTTTACTTTTCTTTGCAGAATATTTTATAACAAAACAAAAGATAGCTTCACTGCAAGAGCAAAAAAGTGAGCTTTTTACAAAGTATGACTTAAAACCTACAATGTTTCAAAATAAAGCACTTTTGAAAAAATATAAAGATATTCATAAAAACCAAACAAAGCTAAGACAAGAGCTTGCAAAAAAACTAAAACAAAAAAATATAAAACTTATAACTTATAAAAACAATACCTTAAAGGTTGAATCATGAATCGTATCAACCCATTATATATAGGTGCATTGCTTATAATGGTTTTAGCTTTGTCCATATATTCACTCGGTTCTGCAAAAAAATCTTTAAATGAAGAGAAAGAGAGTTTTAAAGAGATTCAAAAAATAGCGAATGAACTTAGCTCTCTTAAAAAAGCATATTCAAATAAAAAAATGAACGAGAGGGCTATAAGAAGACTTTTGGCACACTCTTATTTAAAATCGGCAGCTATAGATGCAGAGTATCAAAAAAATACTTTAAAACTTAAAAGTAAAAGTATGGATAAAAAAGCACTTGATTTTTTAATGGGCAAACTGCTTAATTCTACCTACAATATTACAAAAATGACAGTTAAAAGATTAAGTGAACAAAAAGCTAGCTTAGAGTTGGAGATAAAATGGTAAAGCTGGCTAAAGTGTTCGGATACTCGCTATTTTTTGTTTTAGCACTTATGTATTTTACTCCAAAAGTTGCACTCTATTATTTTGCAGAGATGCAATTAAAACCATATGGTGTTATTGTAACTGATGAGAATGTAGTCGATAATGGTTTTACCTTAGGTGTAAAAGATGCCTTAGTTACTTTTAAAGAGATAGAGAGTGCCAAAATAAAAGATGTAAACATTGCCCTGTTTGGTATATATAACAAAGTAAGTTTAAGTGATATAACGCTTGCATCTACGGCAGCTTCTTTTGTTCCGACAGACGTAAAAACGATAGATATTACATACACTATATTAAATCCCCTAAATATAGTCGCAGTATCAAGCGGTGGATTCGGCGAAGTAAAAGCAGAGGTAAATTTACTAGAGAAAAAAATGCTTTTGAAACTTGAACCCTCAAAGATAATGAGTCAAAAATATACAAACACCTTGAGAAATTTACAAAAATCAAAAGATGGAGGATATGAATATGCAAAAACTTTCTAATTCCCCAATCTTAAAAATCATAAGTATGTTGTTGATGTTGTTGGTAGCTGCAAAAGTTATATCTCTTATAGTTTTATACCTTCTTCCTAGTGACGGGATTGAACTAAGTATAGAGGAATCATACCAGCCAAAATATCAAAGGGTAGATTTTAAAAATATGTTAAACACTGCACAAACTGCACAATCATCTAAAAAAGAGTTTGTGCAAAGCGGTATAAGTATGACAAATATGATTTTAAAAGGTCTTTACGGTACTCAAAACAGCGGTTTTATAATAGTAGCTTTAAAATCAAAACCTAAAGATACTCAAATAGTTGAAGTAGGGGAAGTTTATAAGGGTTATAAACTTGTAGGTATTGAGAAAAAATCTGCAACATTTACAAAAAACTCAACAAAATATACTTTAAATTTAGAGGCTTTAAAAATCAATACACAAAATGTTAAATCTAAAGTTAGAGATGCAAACGGCGATGAGCAGATAAGTCAAAAAATAGTTAGCAAGAACGATATCGAGCATTACGCAAAAAACCCTAAAGATATTTGGAAAGAGATATCTATAATGGAAGTTAAAGATGGTAAAGCGATAAAAGGTTTTAAAGTTACAAGAATAAAACCAAATTCAAAAATTGCAACTTTGGGACTTAAAAAAGACGATATTATCATTAAGGCAAACAATGTAGTACTAAAATCTTACAGGGATGCACTTAATATTTACTCAAAAATTAAAGATATAGACGTCGTACAGATTGTAGTAATCCGTAACGGAATTGAAAAGGAGATAGTATATGAAATTAATTAAATCATTATTTATAGGCTTGCTTTTGGTTGTAAGTCTGCAAGCAAGACAAGAGGTAAATATAAACCTTTCAAATTTAGAAATTAAAGATTTTATCAAACTTGTTTCAAAAATTACAAATAAAAATATATTAATAAATCACAATATAAACGGTACGGTAGATTTAATAAGCACTGCACCTATTTATGATGACGAACTTATGGATGTTTTGGTATCCGTACTGGAATCAAAGGGTTATACCATAATCGCAAAAGGTTCTATTTTAGAACTTGTTCGCTCTGTAGATGCAGCAAAGTACAATGCTAAAGTTATTAAAAAAGGTAAGCGTGCAGACGGTGCGTTTATGGTTACTCAAAGCATCAAGGTTAATGGTGAAAACGTAGATATTGTAGCTGCAAAAATCCGTTATCTTATTTCAAAAACGGCTAAACTGATGACTATGAAAGAGTCAAACACAATCTTGGTAACGGATTATCCAAGAAATATTGAAACTATAAAAAAAGTTGTTAAAGATATAATTGAAAACTCCGCTATGAATGTTCAAGTGCAAAGTATAAAAAATACCGAAGCCAAGACTATAAAAAATAAACTTGACTCTATTACAAAGTCACTCTTTAATGAAAAAATCGTATCTCAAAATGTTCAAATAGTCGTAGATGAAAATACAAACTCTTTAATACTTGTAGGTATAAAAGAAAACATAAAAAAAGTACAAGATTTAATATCTAAACTAGATGTTGAATCTAACTCAGCAAACAACGGTGTACAGATATATTCGCTTAAAAATTCGGATGCAACGTCTGTTTTAAAAAGTTTAACCGAGATAATATCAAAACAGACATATAAAGACCCTAGCATGAAACCAAACGTAAGTGCATCTGATGAAATAAATGCCATAATCGCTATGGGTGATCCTATAATTTTAAAAGGTATCAAGCAGATTATAGATGAGCTTGATAAGGAAAAATACCAAGTTTACGTTCAGGCAAGAATTATAGAGATTAGTAAAAACGATGCTGAGAATCTAGGAATAAAGTATGGTTTTGACGGGGCATCTTTAACATCTAGCGGACTTTACTCTTTTTCCGGAAACTTTGGCGGAAGTGCAGTTGCAGGTAGTGTTGGAGCTGCACTAGTAGATAGTATTACAAATGGTGCAATCGGTGATATTGCAGTTGGTTTTGATGCACTTGCCCTTGGTGCTGCTATAGAGTTTTTAGAAAAAAACGGAGCAAGTAAGTCTATATCCAATCCGTCTATACTTTGTGTAAACAACCAAGAATCATCAATATATGTCGGTAAAACGGTATATGTAAAATCAGGTACTACAAACAATTCAGTTAGTGGTATTACCGATAACTTTAAACCTGATGAGATAGGTTTGACACTAAAGTTAAAACCTCGTGTATCATCAAACGATAAAGTTACTTTAAATGCAGAAGCTGTTTTGGAAAATATAATAGGTGAGAGTGAAAGCGGACATCCTATAACGACTAAACAAGAAGTTAAAACACAAGCAATCTTACGTCACGGTGAGAGCATAATAGTTGGAGGTCTTGTAAAGAGTTATGATAAAAATGAGGTCTCTAAAGTTCCTTTACTCGGTGATATTCCATGGCTTGGAGAGTTGTTGTTTGCTCATAACTCGGTTGAAACCCAACAAGATAATCTAATAGTTATTTTAACACCGTATGTTGTAAGCAACAGTGAAAAATTATCACAACTGCAAAAAGATTTGGGAATGCTTGAAAATCTTCAACAAAAGTACAATTTAGAAGTTTTTCAAAACATAGAAAAACAAGGTTTTAATACAGATGCAAAAGAAGAAGATAAAAATAATTCAGATAAAGTAAAAGCTATGAATCAAGCACAAATGCAGGAGATAGAGTAGTGATAAAACTTGAACCTCTCCACGATTTAAAACTGGAAGTTTATGAACTAGAAGAGCTGGAGACTGAACTTCTAAGAAAAAACTATCTTCTTTTTTCTCTTGTAGAGGATGAGGTGACTGCATTAACGTGTGAGCGTTATATGGTAGAGGCTACAAACTTTTACTCAAAACTATCTGTAAAGTATCCATTTAAACTTTTAGATGAAGATTCATTTGATCAATTATACAACCGCTTCTTGGAACTCCGCACTGATAAAGCTATAGAGACTATGCAAGAAGACGGTACAAAAAGTGAGGATGAAGATGAGGATATCTCACTTACCGATTTTTTACGCACATCCAGCGATATCTTAACAAGTGAAGAATCAGCACCTATCATCAAGTTTGTAAATGCACTTTTTTATCAAGCCGTTAAGAAAAAAGTATCGGATATACATATAGAAGTAGGCGAGAGTAAAGGTGAAGTTCGTTTCAGAATTGACGGAATGCTTACAAAAAATGCGGACTTGGAAAAAAAGGTCGTAAGTCTGATAGTTAGTCGTATAAAAGTTATCTCAAACTTGGATATTTCCGAAAAACGTATCCCGCAAGACGGTCGTACTCAAATCAAAATAGCAGGTGAGACTTTAGATATACGTGTATCTATTTTACCGACCTTTTACGGGGAACGCGTAGTTATGAGGCTTCTTATGCAAAGTAGCCAAATACCTCAAATAACTGAACTTGGATTTGATGATTCTATTATAGGGGATGTTAAAAAACTTCTCCGCTCATCTCACGGTATTATCCTTGTAACTGGTCCAACAGGAAGCGGTAAAACAACTTCTCTTCACTCGTTTTTGCGTGAAGTAGAGACTCCCGAGAAAAATCTCATAACGGTTGAGGATCCTGTTGAATATAAAAGCGATAATATCTCGCAAATCCAGGTAAATGAAAAAGTCGGACTTACTTTTGCATCTGCACTTCGCTCAATTTTGCGTCAAGACCCCGATGTGATTATGATAGGTGAGATTCGTGATGAAGAAACGGCAAATATTGCAGTTCGTGCCGCACTTACGGGACACCTTGTGTTCTCGACTCTGCATACAAACTCGGCAGCAGCTACAATTTCACGTTTAGCCGATATGGGAGTTGAACCGTTTTTAATCTCATCTTCTCTTCTTGGAATTTTAGCTCAAAGACTTGTACGTGTACTTTGTGAAGACTGTAAAGAAGAAGATGTTTTGGCTGAGAATTTTGCAGAGGATTATAACCTGCCTCGCGATGCAAAAATTTATAAAGCCTGCGGATGCAGGAGTTGTGGATATAGCGGTTATATAGGTAGAAAATCTATAGGCGAACTTTTAGTTATGCAAGACAGTGTAAAAGATTTGCTAAAAACTACGACAGATGAGCATACGATAAAAACAGCGTTGGAAAAAGAAGGTCTAAAAACTATAGCCAACCAACTCTCAAAAATGCTTTTAGAGGGTAAGACATCTTTAGATGAGGCTATAAGAATTGGTTTGGGACATTCCTAATGTATTGCTCGAAGAGTACGTGCGGATCTATTTTGAGCTCCCGTAAACATTTTTTTAACAAAAATGTTTCATACGCTCAATCCGCACGCAATGGATTTACTTTAATTGAGGTTATGATTGCCGTTATGATAATCTCCGTAGTTATCGGTGCTATACTTCAGATGCGAGGGAATTCGAGTTTTATCTATGAAAAAATAGATCAAAATGCAAAAATAAATCAATATCTTTCTTTTTTTATAGCTAATAATGATTTTGGTTTAGAGAGAAAAAGTACCACTATGAAAAACTTGTGCGATGAGTTTGAACTAGACAGTGAGCTTAGACGGGAATTTTCATCTATTAAACTAAATATAGATTATAAAAAATTAGATATATTGGATATGAGTGAATTTGATGAGGGTGCAGATTTAGTTATTGAAACCGGTAAGAGTATTATCCATACAAAAAACTTGTCTGCATCTCTTATAAGGGTTAGGATACCATAGTGCGTAGCGCCTTTACCCTAATTGAACTCCTAATATCCATAACGATACTCTCTATTTTGATGCTAGCACTATATAAAGCTTACGATGCACTAAATATATCAAATGAGATATATAAAGAAAAATCACAAGCAATAAAATCTATAGAGTTAAAAAAAAGAACTATTTATCTCGATTTTGCATTATCTGTAAAAAAAGATGATAAAGATAGAGTCACATACCTTGAGAAAGATACAGAAGAAGATATAGTTACATTTGCCGGCTCAAACTCCATTCATAAAAGATACAACCCATATATAACTTATCTTGTAAAAAATAAAATACTCTACAGAGTAGAATCTCTGCAAGAGATAAAAGAGTACCCCTTTGCTGCAGATATTAGAGCCGATATAGATGTAATGGGTGAAGTAAAAAAATTTAAAGTTTTCAAATCAAAAAATAATGACTCATATCTTATAGATGCAAGATTTAAAGATGAAAATAATATACTATTAAAAGTAAAAGCTTTAAACGAGATATGATGAGGTATTTTTATGAGGGTTTTAATAATTGGCGGTGGTATAGCTGCAGTTTATATAGCAAACAATCTTAAAAAACAAGATTCTTCAGTAGATATTACAATTTTAAGCGATGAAAAATATCCGCCTTATGACAGGATACATCTTTGCCGTTTAGTTGATGGAAGCTCAGATATAAACGACATAAAACTCCATTTAGACCCAACCGTAAACTTAGAACTAGAACAAAAAATAAATTCTATAGATAAAGAAAAAAAGCGCATCTATTCGGATGACTCTATGTTTTCTTACGATAAACTAATCATAGCAACGGGATCAGAGCCTTTAAATCTTTTAGATGAAAATATAAAAAATGTAAGTGTTTTTAGAAGTTCAAATGATTGTTTGGATATTAAACATAATCTAAACGATAGAGAGTTGGTTGTTGTAGGAAGCGGACCTATAGGATTAGAACTCTTAGAGACTCTAAATGATATGGATGAGGTTAAAAATATAACACTTCTTATCCGCTCCAAACATCTTTATGATAAGAACCTGTCTTTAGAGAGTATAGAGCTTATTAAAAACTGCTATATAAAAGATAGAAAAATTAAAATATCTTTTGAAGATGAAATAGTTGATACCCTTATAAAAGATAATGAGATAAAAACCCTTAAAACTAAAAAGCTAGAAATTCAAAATCCATATATAATCTTTGGTGTAGGAATAAAACCAAATATAGAGCCATTTAAAAAATCACTCAGATGCAACAAGGGGATACTTACAAACAGATATATGCAAACCGAGGATGATATATATGCAGTAGGTGAGTGTGCAGAGGTTGAAGAACTTGGTTTTATAGCCGGACATGTAAAAGAGTGTACGGCACAAGCTGATGCGGCAATATCGCATATACTTCAAAATGATGTTAAAGAGTTTGAACTTGATGTAAGTATAGATATGCTTAAAGTCGGCGAATTTGATTTGGTCGAAGTATCATCTGCTAAGTTTAGAGACGGGTTTGAGAAAGTCGTAATAAGCTCAAAAGAGTTTAACAGAATCGATGAGTATTTTTTAAACGATAATAAACTAACCCGTTTTATAGGTATAAACTCAAATGTAGATGTGGGATATATAGAGTCGCTTATAAAAGAGGGCAATGAAGTAGATATAAACTACCTTTATGAAAACCGTGTAGTGGGTGAACGAGGTCGTCTTGTATGTTCGTGTGAGCATCTTTATCATAAA
The genomic region above belongs to Sulfurimonas lithotrophica and contains:
- a CDS encoding type II secretion system F family protein, with product MIFKYKGVSNEGKKLSLKVEASSLNEAKSKLKANGIILQSIEEDSPSIFESISVLGKYKIPSKELSALSRELSMYIRSGISIVSAIKIVQTHYEKNKKMKLFLSTVSTHLDEGKNFYTALSTQEVAQLPSFYIESIKVSENGGILDEVLMELSRFLKEQDAINKEIKGAFAYPSFMIIISLVMISFMLAFVVPEITGIFESMDQELPTPTKFVIAMGDFFNNNFTTLLGFLFAFVVIFLILMKKSKSFAYMIHKLLLKLPLFGEIVQKSELARFSYIASLLTRSGVPFVQTINLSANILNNLVLKDMFVLASKKVVEGKLLSSALNNSNVKIDNAFIQSIALGEETSQLQNVLTNTSELYFEENRDKIGMLLTLLEPALMLFVGASIGFIVAAMLLPIFSMSIS
- a CDS encoding secretin N-terminal domain-containing protein, with amino-acid sequence MKLIKSLFIGLLLVVSLQARQEVNINLSNLEIKDFIKLVSKITNKNILINHNINGTVDLISTAPIYDDELMDVLVSVLESKGYTIIAKGSILELVRSVDAAKYNAKVIKKGKRADGAFMVTQSIKVNGENVDIVAAKIRYLISKTAKLMTMKESNTILVTDYPRNIETIKKVVKDIIENSAMNVQVQSIKNTEAKTIKNKLDSITKSLFNEKIVSQNVQIVVDENTNSLILVGIKENIKKVQDLISKLDVESNSANNGVQIYSLKNSDATSVLKSLTEIISKQTYKDPSMKPNVSASDEINAIIAMGDPIILKGIKQIIDELDKEKYQVYVQARIIEISKNDAENLGIKYGFDGASLTSSGLYSFSGNFGGSAVAGSVGAALVDSITNGAIGDIAVGFDALALGAAIEFLEKNGASKSISNPSILCVNNQESSIYVGKTVYVKSGTTNNSVSGITDNFKPDEIGLTLKLKPRVSSNDKVTLNAEAVLENIIGESESGHPITTKQEVKTQAILRHGESIIVGGLVKSYDKNEVSKVPLLGDIPWLGELLFAHNSVETQQDNLIVILTPYVVSNSEKLSQLQKDLGMLENLQQKYNLEVFQNIEKQGFNTDAKEEDKNNSDKVKAMNQAQMQEIE
- a CDS encoding GspE/PulE family protein, which codes for MIKLEPLHDLKLEVYELEELETELLRKNYLLFSLVEDEVTALTCERYMVEATNFYSKLSVKYPFKLLDEDSFDQLYNRFLELRTDKAIETMQEDGTKSEDEDEDISLTDFLRTSSDILTSEESAPIIKFVNALFYQAVKKKVSDIHIEVGESKGEVRFRIDGMLTKNADLEKKVVSLIVSRIKVISNLDISEKRIPQDGRTQIKIAGETLDIRVSILPTFYGERVVMRLLMQSSQIPQITELGFDDSIIGDVKKLLRSSHGIILVTGPTGSGKTTSLHSFLREVETPEKNLITVEDPVEYKSDNISQIQVNEKVGLTFASALRSILRQDPDVIMIGEIRDEETANIAVRAALTGHLVFSTLHTNSAAATISRLADMGVEPFLISSSLLGILAQRLVRVLCEDCKEEDVLAENFAEDYNLPRDAKIYKACGCRSCGYSGYIGRKSIGELLVMQDSVKDLLKTTTDEHTIKTALEKEGLKTIANQLSKMLLEGKTSLDEAIRIGLGHS
- a CDS encoding type IV pilus modification PilV family protein; the protein is MSSRKHFFNKNVSYAQSARNGFTLIEVMIAVMIISVVIGAILQMRGNSSFIYEKIDQNAKINQYLSFFIANNDFGLERKSTTMKNLCDEFELDSELRREFSSIKLNIDYKKLDILDMSEFDEGADLVIETGKSIIHTKNLSASLIRVRIP
- a CDS encoding PulJ/GspJ family protein, which produces MRSAFTLIELLISITILSILMLALYKAYDALNISNEIYKEKSQAIKSIELKKRTIYLDFALSVKKDDKDRVTYLEKDTEEDIVTFAGSNSIHKRYNPYITYLVKNKILYRVESLQEIKEYPFAADIRADIDVMGEVKKFKVFKSKNNDSYLIDARFKDENNILLKVKALNEI
- a CDS encoding hydrogenase small subunit translates to MRVLIIGGGIAAVYIANNLKKQDSSVDITILSDEKYPPYDRIHLCRLVDGSSDINDIKLHLDPTVNLELEQKINSIDKEKKRIYSDDSMFSYDKLIIATGSEPLNLLDENIKNVSVFRSSNDCLDIKHNLNDRELVVVGSGPIGLELLETLNDMDEVKNITLLIRSKHLYDKNLSLESIELIKNCYIKDRKIKISFEDEIVDTLIKDNEIKTLKTKKLEIQNPYIIFGVGIKPNIEPFKKSLRCNKGILTNRYMQTEDDIYAVGECAEVEELGFIAGHVKECTAQADAAISHILQNDVKEFELDVSIDMLKVGEFDLVEVSSAKFRDGFEKVVISSKEFNRIDEYFLNDNKLTRFIGINSNVDVGYIESLIKEGNEVDINYLYENRVVGERGRLVCSCEHLYHKDLVDIVTQAGVRDFSELAEFSNAGRVCGRCKMMVSDIIKDSQSLIDPNMPRKSVEDIKREHEIAEVKRRIDKFNALHPRNELTQENLENAMESLDIGKHEVNSWISMVTATMKLHPNFEQVIEGAVCALNRVPIIWLELSDCSGNSEAFIKSTNPAIEDLIFDYISLDYHELIMAASGNESETILEDIIKTQKGEYILIVEGAVPLGLDGKFLRLGPKGETGYELLKRCAKDATLILAVGSCAYDGGVVAAYPNPTGAVGVAEALGRDDVINLSGCPTNPTNIVGTLLSYLMFEELPELDKFNRPLWAYEGRVHDNCERRGHYELGEFVKEWGDAGAKKGWCLFEMGCKGPYANVNCPTMKFNSATSWPVQAGHGCMACTEHNFFDKFANERKYEEE